In Kordia antarctica, the following proteins share a genomic window:
- a CDS encoding acyl carrier protein: protein MKEKLALILTEILDNTITPNDIQEETNFTTDLGMTSLNMMYFILELENVFGVEVDLEEIDLDTFFVYKSVKEFIEREQA, encoded by the coding sequence ATGAAAGAAAAATTAGCACTGATTCTCACGGAGATTTTAGACAATACGATTACGCCAAATGATATTCAAGAAGAAACCAATTTCACAACCGATTTAGGAATGACATCGTTGAATATGATGTACTTTATTTTGGAACTTGAAAATGTTTTTGGCGTGGAAGTTGACTTGGAAGAAATTGATTTAGATACGTTCTTTGTATACAAATCTGTCAAAGAATTTATTGAGCGCGAGCAAGCTTAA
- a CDS encoding glycosyltransferase family protein → MKNKEVHTINIVSSIIGYGVYFPALMIYEQLKTLGYEVNIYIIERFFDENAMTEFERTKAAFKKDVRLVQIASRIPVKYTKKLSDEKLETLFYEWKTNNSTHFLCFSGLWLETLQSYKKQQPNCTIDCCRVDSAVSSTWGKFAELNELITNDLSFFNASENKINYVLNIPEIQPLPYSERKNTVTIHGGGWDLGNFATTTEQFTQNYHVNLIVNDLKIASKIENSTLYANKPNWNPLYENGFPPFGRIDSDRTIAFETNQKHPGILNVLAKSNAIVSKPGGMTLMDSLITETPLIFLKTVGKNENSNQKLWETLQLGISIETWQKSDKQATLLNEIHERIISIKKETPCFLKTYINLLANS, encoded by the coding sequence ATGAAAAACAAAGAAGTACATACTATAAATATTGTTTCCTCCATCATTGGTTACGGAGTTTATTTTCCCGCATTGATGATTTATGAACAGTTGAAAACGCTTGGTTATGAAGTAAATATTTATATTATTGAGCGTTTTTTTGATGAAAATGCAATGACCGAATTTGAACGTACAAAAGCAGCTTTTAAAAAAGATGTACGTTTGGTTCAAATCGCTTCTCGGATTCCTGTGAAATATACTAAAAAATTGAGCGACGAAAAATTAGAAACGCTTTTCTATGAATGGAAAACGAATAATTCTACTCATTTTTTATGCTTTTCAGGATTGTGGTTAGAAACGCTTCAATCGTATAAAAAACAACAACCAAATTGCACGATTGATTGTTGCCGCGTAGATTCGGCAGTTTCGTCTACTTGGGGAAAATTCGCTGAACTGAACGAACTTATCACAAACGATTTATCATTTTTCAACGCTTCTGAAAATAAAATTAATTATGTGTTGAATATTCCAGAAATCCAGCCACTTCCCTATTCTGAAAGAAAAAATACTGTTACAATTCACGGCGGCGGTTGGGATTTGGGAAATTTTGCAACGACAACGGAACAATTCACGCAAAACTATCATGTTAACTTGATTGTAAACGATTTAAAAATCGCTTCAAAAATTGAAAATAGTACGTTGTACGCGAATAAACCGAATTGGAATCCGTTGTATGAAAATGGTTTTCCTCCTTTCGGGAGAATTGACTCAGATAGAACTATTGCCTTTGAAACAAATCAAAAACATCCAGGAATTTTGAATGTGCTTGCAAAAAGCAACGCAATTGTCAGCAAACCTGGCGGAATGACTTTAATGGATTCTTTGATTACAGAAACGCCATTAATTTTTCTAAAAACTGTTGGAAAAAATGAAAATAGTAACCAAAAATTGTGGGAAACTTTACAACTAGGAATTTCCATAGAAACTTGGCAAAAAAGTGACAAACAAGCTACACTTTTAAATGAAATACACGAACGAATTATTTCCATCAAAAAAGAAACACCTTGCTTTCTAAAAACGTATATAAATTTACTCGCTAACTCATAA
- a CDS encoding nucleotidyltransferase family protein, with protein MAAGRGLRMMPLTTNTSKAMIQFNNAMLIGNSLKQLKKLDFESISITVGYKGAELAEYAIKEGVHNVFNTNEKGNSWWLYNTLLQQLDEPLLVLTCDNIVEIDLEWISEQYAKLNSPTCMLIPVKPIKGIEGDFIQTENNQITTLSRTEETPIYGSGIQVLNPKKINDSTEKAENFYDVWQQLMKQNLLFASEAYTKTWFSINTEQQLHTAEKLYT; from the coding sequence TTGGCTGCTGGACGAGGATTGCGGATGATGCCGCTCACAACCAATACCTCAAAAGCAATGATTCAGTTTAACAATGCCATGTTGATCGGAAATTCTCTGAAACAATTGAAGAAACTCGATTTCGAATCAATCAGTATTACAGTTGGTTATAAAGGTGCCGAATTGGCGGAATACGCTATAAAAGAAGGCGTTCACAACGTTTTCAATACCAACGAAAAAGGAAATTCCTGGTGGTTATACAATACACTTTTACAGCAATTAGACGAACCGTTATTAGTGTTAACGTGTGATAATATTGTTGAGATTGATCTCGAATGGATTTCAGAACAATACGCAAAATTGAACTCGCCAACGTGCATGTTAATTCCTGTGAAACCGATAAAAGGTATTGAAGGCGATTTTATTCAAACAGAAAACAATCAAATTACAACGTTGAGCAGAACTGAAGAAACACCAATTTATGGTTCTGGAATACAAGTTTTAAATCCTAAAAAAATAAACGATTCCACGGAAAAAGCAGAAAATTTTTATGACGTTTGGCAACAACTCATGAAACAAAATCTATTATTTGCGTCTGAAGCCTATACAAAAACGTGGTTTTCTATCAATACAGAACAACAATTACATACCGCAGAAAAATTATATACGTAA
- a CDS encoding SDR family NAD(P)-dependent oxidoreductase codes for MKKILITGGTGFLGRALARKLKEQHHVILCGRNNYLNERVRKVLNCEVIPMDITNMDAVRETLSLTKPDVIIHAAATKYVHLAEQFPNECLDINIKGSQNIARAAIEQNVETVIGISTDKASAQTNSFYGLSKRVMEKLFLLMNDDTKTKFACVRFGNIAWSTGSVFPIWEKMLKENNNLIETTGAHMRRFIFSLDDAAKLVENCLIHIEHTKGKILCPEMKTVHMQDALDCFIELNGGNYKKIPARAGESIDEVMIDSYEVKSTSKIELGGESFFLVHNHTVENPIAEFVSTKNQENLDSSSLKKLLTFETDNIF; via the coding sequence ATGAAAAAAATACTAATCACAGGCGGAACAGGTTTTTTAGGTCGTGCGTTGGCGCGAAAACTGAAAGAACAACATCATGTGATACTTTGTGGACGGAATAATTATTTAAATGAACGTGTTCGGAAAGTACTTAATTGTGAAGTAATTCCAATGGATATTACCAATATGGACGCTGTACGAGAAACACTTTCGTTAACAAAACCTGATGTGATAATTCACGCGGCAGCGACAAAATATGTGCATTTAGCAGAACAATTTCCCAACGAATGTTTGGACATAAATATCAAAGGTTCACAAAATATTGCACGAGCCGCCATTGAGCAAAATGTGGAAACTGTTATTGGAATTTCTACCGATAAAGCAAGCGCGCAAACCAATTCATTTTACGGGTTGTCCAAACGTGTTATGGAAAAATTATTTCTATTGATGAACGACGATACAAAGACAAAATTTGCCTGCGTTCGTTTTGGAAATATTGCGTGGTCCACAGGTTCTGTATTTCCGATTTGGGAAAAAATGCTCAAAGAAAACAACAATTTAATAGAAACCACAGGCGCGCACATGCGACGTTTTATTTTTAGCTTAGATGATGCCGCAAAATTGGTTGAAAATTGCCTGATTCACATTGAACATACAAAAGGAAAAATTCTCTGTCCAGAAATGAAAACGGTTCACATGCAAGACGCATTGGATTGTTTTATTGAACTAAACGGCGGAAATTACAAAAAGATTCCGGCGAGAGCCGGCGAAAGTATTGATGAAGTTATGATTGATTCATATGAAGTAAAATCGACTTCAAAAATTGAACTTGGTGGCGAATCGTTTTTCTTGGTTCATAATCATACGGTTGAGAATCCGATTGCAGAATTTGTTTCTACCAAAAATCAAGAAAACCTAGATTCATCGTCATTAAAAAAATTATTAACTTTTGAAACCGACAACATATTTTGA
- a CDS encoding glycoside hydrolase family 3 protein — MKLKIVSIAISFLFASQTGFSQEVKTDSIDIKIGQMLMLGIGSDTEIRSDNKILADIKAQKLGGVLIYEKNITKLNSVENLKKLISTLRKDEKLPLLVSIDEEGGKVNRLKQKYGFPKTVSAKYLGEIDNVDTTKYYSDIIAHNLLDLGINVNYTPVLDVHNDDNPPIGKNERAFSENPKDIIKHARQVILSHRYFNVKTVVKHFPGHGNSKEDSHYNVTDVSKYWQQQEIFPYIKLLYEGNVDAIMTAHIVNEKLDDSKLPATLSKKIMTDYLRGDLGFDGVIFSDDMQMKAIADQFGFEKSIQMAIHAGVDVLMFSNHIPMKGRDMILPKDIIDIVKKMIADGEITEERIDESYQRILKFKENL; from the coding sequence ATGAAATTGAAAATAGTAAGTATCGCAATATCTTTTCTTTTTGCAAGCCAAACAGGCTTTTCGCAGGAAGTAAAAACAGATAGTATCGATATAAAAATTGGTCAAATGCTAATGTTAGGTATTGGAAGTGATACTGAAATACGATCCGATAATAAAATTTTAGCAGATATTAAAGCACAGAAACTCGGTGGCGTTTTGATCTATGAAAAGAATATTACAAAGCTGAATTCGGTTGAAAACTTAAAGAAATTGATTTCTACTTTGCGTAAAGATGAAAAATTACCTCTTTTGGTTAGTATTGATGAAGAAGGTGGAAAAGTAAATCGATTGAAGCAAAAATACGGTTTTCCAAAAACGGTTTCGGCAAAATATTTAGGCGAAATTGATAATGTTGATACTACAAAATATTACAGCGATATCATTGCGCACAACTTATTAGATTTAGGAATCAACGTAAATTACACGCCAGTTTTAGATGTTCATAATGATGATAATCCGCCAATTGGAAAAAATGAACGTGCGTTTTCTGAAAACCCGAAAGACATTATAAAACATGCACGGCAAGTGATTTTGAGTCATCGCTATTTTAATGTAAAAACGGTGGTAAAACATTTTCCAGGACATGGAAATTCGAAAGAAGATTCACATTATAATGTCACAGATGTTAGTAAATATTGGCAACAACAAGAAATTTTTCCATATATAAAATTATTATATGAAGGAAATGTAGACGCGATTATGACGGCACATATTGTAAATGAAAAATTAGACGATTCTAAATTACCAGCCACACTTTCTAAAAAGATTATGACCGATTATTTACGTGGCGATCTTGGGTTTGATGGTGTTATTTTTTCAGACGATATGCAAATGAAAGCAATTGCCGATCAATTCGGTTTTGAAAAATCGATTCAAATGGCGATTCATGCGGGCGTTGATGTGTTGATGTTTTCAAACCATATTCCGATGAAAGGTCGCGATATGATTCTTCCAAAAGACATTATTGATATTGTCAAAAAAATGATTGCAGACGGCGAAATTACAGAAGAACGTATTGATGAATCGTATCAACGTATTTTGAAATTTAAAGAGAACTTATAA